A genomic region of Saccopteryx bilineata isolate mSacBil1 chromosome 1, mSacBil1_pri_phased_curated, whole genome shotgun sequence contains the following coding sequences:
- the MICOS13 gene encoding MICOS complex subunit MIC13 isoform X2, with product MVSRMWSLMRFLIKGSVAGGMVYLVYDQELLGPSDKSQAALKKAEVVVPPAMYQFSQYVCEQMGLKIPQLPAPPKLNFHIREYWNSGIIVVMSTLSVAPSKACEYTKEGWEYLKERIK from the exons GTTTCTTATCAAAGGGAGTGTGGCTGGTGGCATGGTCTATCTCGTGTATGACCAGGAGCTGCTGGGACCCAGCGACAAGAGCCAGGCGGCCCTTAAGAAGGCGGAGGTGGTGGTCCCTCCTGCGATGTACCAATTCAGCCAGTACGTGTGTGAGCAGATGGGTCTGAAGATACCCCAG ctcccagcccctccAAAACTTAACTTTCACATCCGCGAGTACTGGAATTCAG GCATCATTGTGGTGATGTCAACACTGTCGGTGGCCCCTTCCAAGGCTTGTGAATACACCAAGGAAGGCTGGGAATACCTGAAGGAGCGAATCAAGTAG